From the Panthera uncia isolate 11264 unplaced genomic scaffold, Puncia_PCG_1.0 HiC_scaffold_1391, whole genome shotgun sequence genome, the window CATGGAGCGCTGCTTCCCGCAGACCCGGCGCCGCTTCCGGTATGCGCTCTTCTACATCGGCTTCGCCTGCCTTCTGTGGAGCATCTATTTTGGGGTCCACATGCGGTCCCGCCTGATTGTCATGGTAGCCCCTGCTCTGTGCTTCCTCGTCGTGTGTGGGGGCTTTTTTCTGTTTACCTTCACCAAGGTGTATGCCCGGCATTACGTGTGGACCTCTCTGGTTCTCACCCTCCTGGTGTTTGCCCTGACCCTGGCTGCCCAGTTTCAGGTTCTGACGCCTCTCTCAGGACGTGTTGACAGCTCCAATCACACCCTCGCCACCAAGCCCACGGACACTTGTTTGTCTCAAGTGGGGAGCTTTTCCATGTGCATCGAAGTGCTCTTTTTGCTCTACACCGTCATGCACTTACCTTTGTACTTGAGCTTGTGTTTGGGAGTGGCCTATTCTGTTCTCTTTGAGACCTTTGGCTATCACTTCCGAGACAAAGACTGCTTTCCCCCACCCGAAGCAGGGGCCCCACACTGGGAGCTGCTGAGCAGAGCCCTGCTCCACGTCTGCATTCACGCCATTGGGATCCACCTCTTCATCATGTCCCAGGTGAGATCCAGGAGCACCTTTCTCAAGGTGGGACAGTCAATTATGCACGGAAAGGATCTGGAAGTGGAAAAAGCCCTGAAAGAGAGGATGATTCATTCTGTGATGCCAAGAATCATAGCTGATGACTTGATGAAACAGGGGGATGAGGAGAGCGAGAATTCTGTCAAAAGGCACGCCACCTCCAGCCccaagaacaggaagaaaaagtcTTCCATACAGAAAGCCCCTATAGCGTTCCGCCCTTTTAAAATGCAGCAGATCGATGAAGTCAGTATTTTATTTGCAGATATCGTGGGCTTCACCAAGATGAGTGCCAATAAGTCCGCTCACGCCCTGGTGGGTCTCCTCAACGATCTGTTCGGTCGCTTTGACCGGTTGTGTGAAGAGACCAAGTGTGAGAAAATCAGCACCCTGGGAGACTGCTACTATTGCGTGGCAGGGTGTCCAGAGCCCCGGGCTGACCATGCCTACTGCTGCATTGAGATGGGCTTGGGCATGATCAGAGCCATCGAGCAGTTCtgccaggagaagaaagagatggTGAACATGCGTGTCGGGGTTCACACGGGGACCGTCTTGTGTGGCATTTTGGGCATGAGGAGGTTCAAATTCGATGTGTGGTCCAATGATGTGAACTTGGCCAATCTCATGGAGCAGCTGGGAGTTGCTGGCAAGGTTCACATTTCTGAGGCCACTGCAAAATACCTAGATGATCGGTACGAAATGGAAGACGGGAGGGTGACTGAACGGCTCGGCCAGAGCGTTGTTGCTGATCAGCTGAAAGGTATGTGCGTTTCTTTCCCTTGTCCTCTTCCTTCCCGGTCCTGTTTGTGttggggaaaataaaaaccaagcaaTCTTTTTCTAGTGTCAGTATCTGGAGGCAGATCAGTTGTCTCAGGACACCTCACCATGGGGGCATCTCAGGGCTGGTGAGACTTTTCCTCTGGTGAGTCAAATATCACAGATCTGTTCACACTGTGGCAGTGCTGACCTAGATGAGACCTTTAGGAGGGAGGACAACTTTGGAAATGGGTATCCTGCCAGTCAGCTGTTACTGTTTCTGAAATTGTGCGGGCAGGTCCTATGAGTGTAAGAGGCTCTCGGAGCCCTAAAGCAGACCGAACTTGGAAGTACTTTAATAGATTGTCTGTGTTCATTGATTGCCTCCCAATCCCTTCAAAACGTGTAAGATGTGAAGAATAAAACCTTTCTCGCCTTGAGGCCTCACTTTGCTGGAATAAGGAAGTTGGCCTAGCCCTGCATGACTCTTGAGAATTAGATAGAATTATATACCCCGCCCCCCAAGTGCACACTGCTTTTGCCttagtctcattttaaaaaatgtattttcacccTTCAACTTTCATTTTGATCATGGTGTTTGTCTTACCATATAGACCACAGCATTTTACAAATACGCCCAGAGCCGTGTTTAGAACCCCGCCATCCCCAACCCCTCCCGATTTGTACCtggtccctgtctctgtctgaaGCTTTTACTGCTATTCTTGTTATTTTCAatgggctttttaatttttattatcttcacaTAGGACAAAAATTTTGTTTACACCTGGGAAGTGATTTATAAGCAAGTGGGACCGAAAGTGAGGATTCGAAACACCTAACTCCCACATCCAcctcccttttttatttctttctttttttaatttaatttaattcaatttaattaaaaaaaaattttttttaacgtttatttattttgagacagagagagacagagcatgaacgggggagggtcagagagagagggagacacagaatccgaaacaggctccaggctctgagcggtcagcacagagcccgatgcggggctcaaactcacggaccgcgagatcgtgacctgagctgaagtcggacgcttagccgactgagccacccaggcgcccccacctcccTTTTTTAAACAGTCTTTATGTTTTACTAAGATCTCTGGGCTGTGGAGAACCCGTATTTTGGAAGTATGTGGAGAAaataacattgattttttaaaagacgaAATGTGTAAAGCTTCTTGTGTTGTGATGCCCACACGTTGCGTGATCACGCAGTAAAAAGCTCCAGGAAAGAGTCCTTGGGAGATGTAACAGCTCAAGTCAGAGATGGGAGAAGTAATAGTGTCAATCAGAGACAGTaggtggttttctttctctgcttgtgATTAGAGTTCTCCATGTCATTCCCTTGTAAACTGGCAAGAGTGCTTTATCCTTCTgacttttctttattctattaattttgtAGGAGTTGAAGAATTTATCGGTATGCTAGAGAAATATTTTCACCTGATGATTCCCTCTTGTCTAGAGAGCTCTCAATGTTACCTACACTGATGAGATTAGACCCTACTTTTCAGTTTACCTGAGAGATTCTGCCATGGCAGTTGTCTTTCCCTGTAGGAGAGGATTCCCGCTCTCAGAGTCTAAAGATGCCGGTGGAGTGCGGTGTGGATGTAATCCCTGCTCGACGCTTGGACATCTTTAGGGTCTGAGTGTTGcaggctctgtcctctggggctgtGGGACAGATTCCAGGGAATGGAGTTGTGCTGTACAACATTATGAAAACGATAGCAGTTTTGTAAGTGGTAGTTTGAACAGTGTTATTacttaaatatcaaaaataaaaacagatgtcATCATTAAGTATGTCTGGAGGCCGCCAAGTCTTTGACTTTTTGGCAGTactcatttttgttaatttatgggtaattttattttcaatttataagtCAAGGGTCTCAAAAAATGGTAGAATgggtttcttgaatttttttaacttcaactAGTGTAAATttggtaaattaatttttttctttcaatttctgtaCACTGTACATCTATAGGGAAAAGTTTTACTCCTGGATGGGAGGTAGGGAAAGATAGAAGGCTTAGTTAAAACAGTGATATTTTCATATGGTATTCCCTCCTCTAACTGTTTCCCTGAGaccatgatttttgttttattcagctCATTTTGGAAACCTTTGTGGACAGGACTCCAGTAATATAGGATGTCTACACAACTTCCTGTCTGTTTTTGAAGTTGTAGTGTTCTCCTGTCATTGTACAAATGTGCTAAATTGAGAAGATAGCACGGTTTGTAGAAAACCTTTTTTATATATGAGGTTaaggttatatatttaaaatttctatacttaGCTGACAGGGGAGATACCATGATCATGAAGTTGGTTTTTCCAGGATGAGAGTTACCCATTGCACTCCGGATGTGCTGACCCCTTCGATTTCCGCAAATGTGGGAAACTTGACTGCATAATTTGTGGTAGTGGGGGACTACGTTCATGCTCGcctcttatttttaaacaaaataaaataaataaaatacaatttcttatttatttatttatttatttatttatttatactttatttttgagagacagagagagacagagagcatgaatgggggaggagcagagagagggggagacacaacacttgaagcaggctccaggctctgagctgtcagcacagagcccgaggtgggactCGAAACCGtgagccgagagatcatgacctgagccaaagtcagacgcttaaccgactgagccatccaggcaccccaaatacatttcttttagCCTGTCTTGTAGTTTGTGGCAGATATTTTCTCTACAATGTTGGGCATTAACCTTTACCTCTGCTCCCCTGTTTTTATAATGGGGTTAAAAATCCCCAGTAGAGGATTCTGTAGAAATGAACATCGGTGAATGGGGCACTCCAAAACTAGCAGTGTGAAAAGTAGCTCCTGGTCTGTAATTTATCTGAAAGGGTTTGTGGAAGGGTGGACTTTGATTATTTCTGCATATCCACTCCTTGAAACTCTTCGTGCTCTTACGTCCCATGCTGTGGATGCACAGATGGAGTCACGATAGTTCCTGACCTCAGGAAGCTTACAGTTCTAAATATAGAGTGTGCACTATGTGGAGGTGTACCTACTGAGGTGGGGCTTGAGACCGAGCGGTGGCTCTCCAGGTGGATAAAAGAACATTCGGTGGAGTGGGAGTGGCATGGGCAAAGGCTTAGGATTGTGTTTCTTGGTGGGTTGAGCATTTGTAAGTACAGTAGTTCGTTAGGACAAGGAAGGCTTTGGGTCACATGGGAAGGAGTGTGTATTCGATCCTGTAGGTCAAGGGGAGCCACTGGTAGGCTTTAGGTAGGAGGTTTAGGTGATCTAATTTGCAAGTTTAGAAAGCTTACTCTTTCAGTTCTAGGGAATATAGGTTGGAAGGTATGAGATGGGAGATTACGGCGTTGTTTCAGTAGGTCCCAGGCAGGGTGGATAGTAGCCTTAACCAAGGTAGTGACAGTGGCAATGGAGGTGGTGAACAGATATGTTCAGTTAATAGGATGAACTTGGTAGAACATTTTAAACAGACAATTTAGGAGATGAGAGTCTGGATTATTTGAATGGGAAGTGGCCTTTCAGGTTTCTGGAGTTGACCTGGAGACTGTTTGGAGTCAGAAATGAGTGAGACCTTTGAAGTTTCTGTGGAATGAATGGAGAATGAAAAATTGAGTTGTAGAATATGAAACAGGCCAGGAATCCCTggcatgttcattcattcaacaaataagttATTTTGTGCTGGGCAcagttctaggtgctggggatacagcagtgaacaaaacagacaaaaattcctGCCCTCCTGGTGCTTCTGTTCTAACGGGGCAGTCATACagtaagcaaataagtaaaacatttctttCGTGTTAAGTTTTAAGGAAAACACATAAAGTGAAAAGGAggatatggggtgtgtgtgtgtgtgtgtgtgtgtgtgtgtgtgtgtgtgtacttttagACAGGGTGGCCAGTCACTGAGAGAGAAGGTTGAAAGAATTTTCAGCACAGGAATAGGATTTTGGAAATGATCCAAAAAGTGAGAGACAGTTATTATTAAAGACAAGATGAAATAGTGTGGTACAAAGTGACAGGAAGATGCATCCTTTCACACCATCTGGGACAAACCACTGGGCCCAAAGGGGTGCTGGCTGTTCTGTTCTGCCGAGGGCCACGAGCCAAAAGGATGAGGAGGATTGATTCTCTGGAACTGCTGTTTTTTCCTGTCATAGAGAATCACAAATACAGAAGGTGAAACTGTCAGAAGATGTCTACAATGTCTGATTTTCCCTTCTGAAATATTAGGAAGATAAAACGGGGCGCTCAGTCCTCCAGATTGACAGATCATGTTTTTACAAAGGGAGTGTCCGGTAGCTTTCACGTGGTTAgatgcagaaataaaacaagactTTCCTCCCAAGCCAACTTTCGAGGCTCATGGAGCAGCTGGGGGAGAGATCTGTTGATGAGCATTCGAGCAGATAATTCCCCACTGGCGCCAGTGACCAAGACCTTCCCCAAGTGCTAATAGGTAGCACTTCGAAGAGTTCTTGTCTGGCCTCCTGCCGGGACCATTCCTCAAattgatgggggaggggtggcgctGAGGCACTCTGCTTTTAGCCTTTGCCCACGGCTAGCCCACACTGGCAGTCTGGGCCCCTAGCTCCCTGCCCACTGGCATGTGAGAGCCAGGTGCCAGTTTTAGGTGCAGTTTGCTTGCTCAGGTGCACTGCTTGTTTTGCCTGACGGCTTGGACAGCTTGTTCCCACCTCAGCTTGCACCCTTGCCACTTGTAGAGCTAGCCTggagctgacagctcagtgcctacTCTTAAGTCACGTCCACGAGAAAGCCTGTGCTCACCTGCACCCTAGAGCGGGCTGTCTTGTGCGCGTTGAAACCTAGGCTCTTGGATAGCAAGTGGCAGAGATAAGATGGGGCAGAAAATTTGGCTTGACATCCAGGATTGGAGGCAACCAACACCTGTGGAGTTGATGCTCAGGCAGCCCCCGGTGACAATTTATTCAGGCTCCTTCAGGCCATATTTTGTGCATTCCAGCAAAGAGCACACAGCTGTTAATTCTGAGGACCAGCTTTTGAACAGAATTAGCCTTTGGCAAAGAAAGTTAAGGATATGGTTTGGTGAATGGTAGGTggaatgaagaaggaaggagggtaaTCTTTTCAGATAGAATGAACTAaggggaaaattaaaaacaagcaaatagcATAAGTGAAGAAATTTCAGAGTTCTCTACTAGCCAGCCTGGTTCAAATAATGATTGTGTTTCTACCTACTGGTCAAGGTCACCTGTGTATTTTTCTGTGGAAGAATAATTACAGCagtgaaagaaaacagtgaatttcctatcatgtgtgcatgtgcctaAATTTTCCTCTTTTGGTTGGTGAGTTCACTATCAGTATTTCTGTTGGGATTTTTATAAGACAGTGATCATTAATCATTAGAATTCCACAGGTCCCCTCTCCTGGTGGTGATAAGAGTCTGCTGACCATGAAAAGAGCCAGACTGAGAGGCTCCTCATCCATGTGACTCATGGCATCATTTGTACTTTGCGTATGAGACACTTAAAGACCTTTCTTCCCCAGCAGGAACTAGCATCCTTGGAGGGAATTTTATAAGGAGgtgagaatttttcaaaaaggaagggCACTGCCACGTGAGTTCTAGACTGGCCAGGCTAAGATGTTAATGCAGAAGGTGAGGGAACCGAGTGCCTCCCAGATTCACTGGGACTACCACAGACAGAGGAATGGGCCAAGGGCAAGGGTGGTCTTCCCCTAGGAAGGCTGGATAAGGCAATGACATTCGTCAGTCTTATTCATGCCCTGGTAGACTGTACCAGCCAAGCCAACCTGTGGCCAACCTTGGGTCAGCTTTAGCGAAATTGTACTTTGTAAAACTCGGTTGGTCTTGTAAatcaggtttttgttgttttctccaaCACTTGCTGTATTATGCTCGTAAGAAAATGCCTCGCATGCTCTGCTGAGGTAAGGAGAGAGCTTATGTCCTTAGAATAGGCTGGAAGGTCAGTCCCCCAAAGACTGGTGCTGATGTGGCAGTAGCAGAACCTGAAAGGGAGTGAGGGATAGGAGCAGCTTTGCTAGGGGGGTGGGTTCTGGGACTGCGATGAGCAGGATCTGCTGTAACCACCTTATGAGCCTGTCAGCCCATCGTTTGGTTGCAGGACCCCTCTACACCCCTAAAAATTACTGGAGAAACTAAAGAGGGCTTGTTTATGTGCCTTATtgatatttatcatattagaaaTTGAAACAAACTGAGATGTGTAAGAGAACCTTCCCTTAATTCAAAACAGTAATCCATTATACCCATCgtatgttaatataaataacatttttataaaaccagTTGTAGTTcaggtctcctgggtggctcagtcggttaagtgttggactcttgattgtGGTTTACGTTGTGTTCTCATGGTTTCGCgagtttgagccacatgttgggctctgtgcactgaatgcggggaacctgcttgggattctccctttgtcctctctctgccccctgagCATTTCAAGGAAAGGACTTGTTAGCATAGTGCATAGTGACTCTcgtcctactctgtctctctctaaataagtaaacttaaaaaaaaattacatgttcaaaaatagaacttttaaaaaatttttattttaaatttcagtatagttaacgtACCATGTTTTTTTACTTTGGGACATACAttatagtgatccaacaatttAACTATATTTTCAAAGTCAGAGAAATTTGGTGAGAAGAGTggtagttttacatttttgccattAAGAAATGTctaggttaggggcgcctgggtggctcagtctgttaagcatccgactttggctcgggtcatggtctcacggtccgtgagttcaagccccacgtcaggctctgtgctgacagcttggagcctagagcctgcttcagattctgtgtctccctctctatctgcccctcccctgttcatggtctgtctctgtctcaaaaataaataaacattaaaaaaaattaaaaaaaaaaaaaaaaaagaaatgtccaggTTAATAAGAAACTGCTGAcgtaaaaaaaaactgttaaaatacacattaaaaatttaccagtttaaccatttttaagtgcgtCAGCTGGATTGTCTTAACTACTTTAGCATTGATTTGCAGTAAGTTGGAGAAAGTGTAGAAAGTCTGACTTCACAGAGATACCTAGTTGGGTAACAGAGGAAGGTTTTAATAGCCTTTTTAGGTAATTGtggatatttttctttgactCTGCACCAACACCCAATAAGTGGttgtttcttaaaggttagttacAAAATGGAATCTGAAATCCTATTGGTCAGTTTTTTGGTGTGCTCttaaaacctcattttttttttcttttttaagtaggctctacacccaacgtggggcttgacctcacgaccctgagattgagagtcacacgttctactgactgagctagccaggtgccccgagacccCACTTATTTTGGAATGAATATTTACCCAGGCATGATTTTGTAACATAatgcattggtcatttggaaaatattggtttCTTGAGTTACTCAGGTCTTCCAAATGTTGGCCTAGGCAAAGTCTTTAAATACGGGAAGGTGCTGACTTCCCAGTGTCACAGAGGAGCTTTCTAGTCCTCGTTTTCACTTGAAAGTTTGAATTTTGTCACCAGCAGCAAATACTGTCAGCTGTTTTCCTTGAAGCGACAgactcattttgttcatttttcaggaACAGTCTGCTAGATACGCTAGTCTGAGTGACCACAGTTTGTAGGTCAAGTAGAAATGACGTTCCATCCAAAAAGCAGCCCAGGCAGCTGCAGGGTGCCCTTCTTGACGCCGTTGCACTTGTGTGTGCCGTGGCGGTGCTGTGGCCGCGCGTCCCGTTTTGTCAGTCCTGCAAGGTTGAGATTTAACACAATTCTGCATTTTTACTGCATCATCAAAGGACCTTCTTAGGTGAAACCGagtattttttccccccttgttcGAGTGCGTGGTAGTGAAGAACACACTGGCACCATGCACGGTCTGGTACGGCTGCCTTGAGTCCCCACGGTTTCACCCACAATTGCTTTTGTGCCATCGGTGCCAGTGCCAACACTGAAAAAGGCAAATGAAGTACTGGTTTTGTTATGGGAACAGTTTTGACCCCACAGGTGCCCTGCAAAGGTTTCAGAGACCTCTGGGGGTGTGCAGAAACACTTTGGGAACTGCTTCCCTAAGCTGTAAGATAGGAAACCTGAGGATTTTGTACGTGCTACCCAAACACGTGTTCTCATGCATGTGCAACCACTCAGACTGGAGTTGTGGTAAATGTGGCACGTTTATTGTGAGAGGACCAAATGACTTTAGTTCATACCTTGatgttttttctcaaaaaaatcctCTGTGACTCTGACACATTTTTGTTGCTGGCATTTTAGGGCTCACGATGAAGACCATCGgctttgtttttggtctttcaactttttttgtgGGGCTTCCTTACCCTTTGGCAGTATAGTGTACTGGGTGATTGTGTAGATTTTGGTTTCTGACCTTTTTGCATTCAGTTCTCAGTTTTGTGATTTCTGAACTGAGGAACCTTGGGCAAGCTGTGTAGGGACTCCAATTTGCAGGAATGCTGCTACCTCTGTCGGAGGGTTATTGGGAGAATCAAAGGAGCTGATTCAAGGAAAGCACTTGTTAGCACAGTGACTCTCACACAATCACAACAACCGTTCAGGAAATAATAACCAACTCCTCTGCCTGCGTGAGTCACATTTTATACTGTACTCAagggtgtttcttttttcctacacTCTGTTTGGTGCACATCTTGTATAATTTGGTACTGAAACCCAAAACACACGAGGGACTGGGATTGTGTCGGTTTCTTGAATTCAAAAGGGCAAGTgtccaaaatacaaaacactgaTAGCTTGCCCTCGTTAAACTGTAGCTGCCAAGTTTGGCAACTTCGTTACTGAAAACCCCAGGGCGTTCAGGCGGTGTTGTTCTTGGGCTGCTTCTGGTCCCCAGAGTTTAGGGGTACTTAAGATGATGTGGCCCTTGATAGTTGAGGAATTATGGGGAAATCttcagctgtgtgactctggagaTACTGGCTGAAGTTTGAACTGGAGGTTATTCAGGTCTCCCATATTCTACTATAAACTCATGTAGTTATTCAGTAAATATCAATTGAGTTCCTGGACCAGGTTCTGCAGATAGAGCCCTCTGCTCTCTCCGGGCACACAGCCTAAGAGGGAAAGTAGACGTTAATCAAATTATCACCTGAGCAGATATACACTGGACTTACTTATCGAGTTACGAATGGGGCTGAGAAGTCCAGACACTTACATTTCCGTCGTGTGGGTGAGGGAGCCGAAGCACAGAGATGAAGTAATGTGGGGTAGCCACACAGCTAGAACGAGCTGCTAAGTGGTGGAGCCGGTGTTGTGACCCAAAGGGCTGTATCGAAAAACACTAGTGCCCACTTGGTAGGGTTGTGGTGAGCAGTGACGGACACGATGATGTTGAAAAAAGTACTTGGCACCTGGTGATGCTCAGCAGAGATTACATACGTTAGCTGGTGAAAGTGGGGGTAATTTTCTTAGCGGGAGCAACGGCAGAAAAACAACCGTACCTTTGTGTGGCCCTTCCCAGTTCCCGGTGTTCCCATGTACGTTGTTATCTTAACTGCCACGAAATCTTCATATCGTGGGAACTGCGTATGTTTactggtttatattttatttgcttccttctttcccatgaTGGAGTTTTCAGACTGAGTTGGTTTCTTAACATCTTCCAAAGGTGACCAATGGCTTATTTCAAGAATCCCTATACATTTTTAGGTTGTAGCTTTTTTGATATATTTCACTCTGTTGCAGAGATCatttttgatgctcaaattgtcccatcTTGGGCCCATGGGAGCTCTTTCAAGTTGCCTCTGAGTCCTTTTCATACGACCCAGTAGTCTTTGATAGGTTTCTTACACGTTTAGTAACATTTTTAAGGAGTAGAGAAATTATAGGTGCTGAAATCTCATTAATTCGTGTGTCTTACAGGTTTATTCTGACAGACTGAGCTAAcgttttccctctccttttttgaaaagaaaattaatagtatatatgtgtttatatgaaGAAACAGCACTGAAGAAGAAATGGTTCGTGCTGCCTCAAGCTCTTTGGaagctttaatttgcattctcacAATTGAGAATTATACACCAATGCAGCATTTCTTTGTACTATATCCTCCCACTACATGCCTGTCGAGGATCAGGTGCCTGTGAATGTGGATAAGTAGAGATCAAGGAATCCTAAACCAAAAGGTAGACTGCAAACTGAAGAGTGCCCCCAGCCCAGCAAGCTCCAGCCCCCAGCACAGCTGTGGAAGGTTCCAGAAGGCTCAACTCTAGGCATTCCCTTCATGGGAaccttgttcttttaaaaaacgttttttaaaatgtttatttatttttgacagaaagagagcacaagtaggggagggcagagagagagggagacacagaatccaaagcaggttctgggctctgagctgtccacacagagcctgatgaggggcttgaactcatgaaccatgagctcatgacctgagtcaaagtccaacacttaaccacctgagccacccaggcgccccggaacctTGTTCTGAATAGTGCTTCCTGGAATTACTGCCCTGCCATTCCCCTATCTTGCATTATGTGTATTTGACTGACTGACTTACttactcacttatttatttatttatttatttatttatttatttatttatgatctgTTTTCATCCCACTAGAATGTGTTGAGAGCAGGATTTtccccatgttttatttttttttctttaaaaaaatttttttgtaaacgtttatttattaattttttttttaattttttttttcaacgttttttattttttatttttgggacagagagagacagagcatgaacaggggaggggcagagagagagggagacacagaatcatcggaaacaggctccaggctccgagccatcagcccagagcctgacgcggggctcgaactcacggaccgcgagatcgtgacctggctgaagtcggacgcttaaccgactgcgccacccaggcgccccgatttttgagagacagagagagagtgcaaggggatggtgcagaaagagagggagacacagaatctgaagcaagctccaggctctgagctgtcagcacagagcctgacgcgggggtcaaactcatgaaccgtgagatgttttcttttctactgtATTCCTAGCCCTGGGAACATAGCCTGGCgtatagtagatgctcaataatatttgttattgactgacaatgaatgaatgaatgaatgaatgaatgaatgaatgaaaactacAACTACTTACGCTCTGCATGTGGGCACTC encodes:
- the LOC125917000 gene encoding adenylate cyclase type 9-like; the encoded protein is MASPPHQQLLQHHSTEVSCDSSGDSNSVRVKINPKQLSSNSHPKHCKYSISSSCSSSGDSAGVPRRVGAGGRLRRQKKLPQLFERASSRWWDPKFDSVNLEEACMERCFPQTRRRFRYALFYIGFACLLWSIYFGVHMRSRLIVMVAPALCFLVVCGGFFLFTFTKVYARHYVWTSLVLTLLVFALTLAAQFQVLTPLSGRVDSSNHTLATKPTDTCLSQVGSFSMCIEVLFLLYTVMHLPLYLSLCLGVAYSVLFETFGYHFRDKDCFPPPEAGAPHWELLSRALLHVCIHAIGIHLFIMSQVRSRSTFLKVGQSIMHGKDLEVEKALKERMIHSVMPRIIADDLMKQGDEESENSVKRHATSSPKNRKKKSSIQKAPIAFRPFKMQQIDEVSILFADIVGFTKMSANKSAHALVGLLNDLFGRFDRLCEETKCEKISTLGDCYYCVAGCPEPRADHAYCCIEMGLGMIRAIEQFCQEKKEMVNMRVGVHTGTVLCGILGMRRFKFDVWSNDVNLANLMEQLGVAGKVHISEATAKYLDDRYEMEDGRVTERLGQSVVADQLKGLKTYLIAGQRAKESRCSCSEALLSGYEVIDGSRVSSGPRGQGTASPGSVSDLAQTVKTFDNLKVSFFFFFLLLKLCINSAVAHVK